CCATCCCCATACAATATCCCCATCTATAGCTAACTCGGAGAGTTTGGAAAAGAACAAAAAAACAGAGTCTTCACAATCACCTCGTTTACTCTGTATTGTTTCGAAAGGGGTTTGCCAATAATCTGTTTTCGGAGGTTCGGCACGGTAATCAATATCAAAGGCAATTTCCCTATAAGCCTCGTAAATTTGCTCGCCGTTATCGAAGGTATCAATACACCAATCTCTATAAAGCAGGTTCTCCGGAATGGCATTTTCCTCTTGCGGGTATGCTATGAAAGACTTTGCTGAGTAGATATCCTCAACGGGCTTATAGCCCTTTCCACTCAGAAATATATCTGCATATGAAACATCCGCAATTGCTTCTATATAATATGTTCCAGATAAAACAATGAGGGTTATAACGATTAAGAAATATTTCATAAATAAATAACATTGTCTACTTGTCTGCTGCTTAAGAGGTAAACGGAACGAGACCTGAGAAATGTTTCCCCATACCATGGGATTCATTATTCATAAATATGCGATGAGAGATGAATTTTTCATAACCATATTGAAAAATTTAGTAATTACAAAATTTTAAAGAACACAACATAATTTTACTTTGCATTCCCTATATTGTCAAACGTGAGCATCAGAATTTCTTAAAGAAGATAGCTAATCTTTCATCCATAGATGGAAGAAAAATGAGAAATATAATCTGTTTACCGCTATGTCATGCTATGGGTAAAGAATCACATCAGAGCGAGATTGCATGGACGAAAGATTTATTCCAAGTATGTCTGCCGTTTGAGTATTTAAGGTTAATGTTAACTTTTCTGGTTGTTGAACGCCCAATGAAGTAGTTTGCGGGCTGTTTAATAATGTTTGAGCTATCTCAGATGCTTGAATACCTGTATGAGTATAATCTGTCGAAACAGATATCAATGCCCCTGCCTTTACAATTGCACTTGATGTGCAGAATGTAGGTAAGTTATATTTCAGTGTCCCTTTGAGGATAGTGTCTAATGAATTTTTGGTAATTACAGTGCCATCGGGGATTATCCATAAAATATCTATTTTACGAATAATAGTGTTTAATACTGATGTTGCTTTATTTTCTGAGTCAACTTCTTTTGTAATGAGATTGAATTCAAACTTTTTTGCGATATGGGTTGCTTCCGAGATTATTTTCCCTGTTTTCGTAGGATCATAAATAACCCCTATATTCTTATGGGCGCCGAAGAACTCTTTGAGAACAGCAAATTGATCTTCTACCGATGCTTCAGAGGATATACCAGTAACATTGACTCCCTGGAGATTAAAGCGTTCGTGATTAATAACCATACAAAATATAATAGGTATGTTCGTAAATTGATCTTTTACGATCGTTGCGGCAAGAATTCCTACTGCTAAGATAAGATCGGGTTTGGATTTCTTACCCTTGATATTTTGGATAATTCTTTTACCCTCCTCTGCATCTCCGTTCAGGTTATACGTTGCCCGTATGGAGATGTTTTTCCCTTTACATCCTTCTTGAAAGCCCTTAACAGCTTCATTGTAAGCTACAATTTGTTGACTTTGAATAATAATAACCGTGTTTTCTTTTGCAATCGATGGGGAGGTATGGAATGAGATTTGGAAAAGAAGGATGATGATATACCAAAATACTATGAGTATTCGAATACTAAGGTATTTGTTATATTTTTGCATCGTTCTTTGGTATTGTTCAATAGGTAATAATTATATTCTGCCGTGCTAAAATTGATAACTCAACTCAACAAAAAATGTCCTTCCCGGCCGGGGTAAATCTTCTGGTATGGAAATAGGTCCTGGATCATTATAATCTTTATCCAGCAAGTTGAATACCGTACCCTGTATCTGCATAGTTTTGAAGAATTTTTTCCCAATGACGGAAAGATTCAGCAATGCATAAGCAGGCAGATCATCTCTGTGGTCGCCATCTTCTCTGGAACGTTTTCCGCTAACGAAGGTGTACAAGTTTGTGTTAATGTAGTTCCAATAATGCACATTTACACCAAAATTACCCTTATGCTGAGCAACAAATGGTAAATCATTTCCATTATCATCTTCTGGATTTTGAAAGGTATAATTCATAAAAATGTAATTATCTTTGTAAATATCCACCTTAGTTTCCATCTCGATACCCTGGATATGTGCATCTCCAAAATTCTCAAATTGTGAAGTCGTTGTGGTGGTACGCAAAGATATAAGATTACTGATGTCATTGTAAAAATAATTGATAGAGCTTGTAACATGTTTATTGAACCTGTAACTTAATCCAATTTCGTAGGTTTTAATAGTTTCCGGGTTTAAATCCTCATTTCCCTGAATAGCAGGTTGATTTGTAGTAAACATCTCTTGAAAACTTGGCGCTCGGAATGCTTTACCGTAAAGGACTTTTAATGATGCATCTTTCATAAATAACCATGTTATTCCAATGCGCGGACTCGTTGCACCTCCAAAATCGTTGTACTGATCATGCCGTACCCCAAGGGTAAGATTTACGGTATCAATAATGTCCCATGTATCCTGCAGATAAACTGACCATATCCTGCGTGTGGTCTCTTTTAAGAAGGGAAATGAATCTGAAAAATCCTGGATAGAAGGCAATGGCTCCAGTGTTAATGGATGAAAGTTACTAAAAAAATGAACATTCGTTTGGTTAATTAAACGATATTCCAGACCCAGAGTAATAATATTGCCATCGAACAACTCATAATCAAATGGAATCTCTGTGCCAACAATCTTTTCAATTACCTTGCCGTTACCGATAAGTCCGTCAGGATAAAGAGTATCGGGCACACCGTCTCCATTCCTATCTAGAGTTCCACCCTCTGGCAATGATTCGATAAAGAGATTATCGTCAAATTGATCGTAATAAACTCTGGGCTTCATGGTAAATTTTTCCTCGAAAGTTTTCCTATACCCTGCTTCGGCAAAGACATAGTTTGTTTCCATATCAGATTCGTCAGTTAAGGCAAATTGAGGACCAATAAAAGGCCCTTTGTTTTTATTTATGTACAATCCCTCAACATAAAAATCTTTGTAAACTGCTTTAAGGTTTAAATCATATTCCCGCCTCCAGTCATCAACCCTTCCCGGTGCCTGTGAGGCTGGCGGGAAATTGAAGGGTGGGGGCATAGGAGAACTGATGTTATCGTTTATTGTTTGACTATCGCTTGTAACAATACCATCAAAACCATTGGTTTCCCTATAACGAACCGATCCGGAGATGCTGACTTTCCCATAGAGTTTTCCAAATACAATATTTCCTTCTTTGGTATCGAAACTTCCGTAACCACTGCTAACTATTACACCATCAACATCTTTTGCATCGAAGGTAATAATATTTATTACTGCCAAAAATGCATTTTCACCATACATGGCAGAACCCGGCCCTCGGATGATTTCTATCCTTTTTATATTTTCCACAGGAAAATCATCAAAGAGGGTAAAAGCTCCACCGGAGAAAGGATTATTCACCAGATGTCCATTGAGCATAACCCTTACTTTCTCTGAGCCTGTAAGACCTCGTACGGCAGGAGACACAGCTCCAAAGGCTTCGTCCTTTAAAAGTTCAAAACCAGGTATTATCCTCAAGATTTCGACGAAGGTACGGAATCCTGAGTTCTTGATCTCTTCGCCAGTAATTACAGTAATAATACTGGGTGCTTTGCTAATTTGGGTTTCATGTCTTGTTGCAATAGTTACTTCTTCATCAAATCCAAACCAGATAGCTTCCGTTTCAAGACCTTCTGCTACGGCAGTATCTATAAAAGAGATGTTTTCGCTGGCGTAAGAATTCGCCTCTGGCATTTGAGATGTTTCAGTATCTTTGGCGAGAGTTATGGAAGAATCTAAGGCAGCAAGGTTTAACAAACTCCAAAGGTTGAAGAAGAAAAACAACAATCCCTTTTTGTTGCTTAACCTCTCAGACAAGGAAAGTCTCCTACTAACCCATAAAATGTTTACTACATGGATTTTTATTAGATTTGCTATTAATTCATAACTGGAGACAATAAATGCATTTCCTAATTACCAAATTTGTTATTCTATGTCAAGTATTCTTTCACATAATGTATGAAAACGGTATTACTTCTTTCCTGTAAAAGTATTATGATGAAAATTAAGATAAACAAAGACTGAATTTATCTTACAGTAAATTTACCTTGCATTTTTATTCATGTTGGGATAATTTAAATAAATCTCATGAAATGTTTATTACCGGGATGGTAAATTACCTATTCAGTTTATAAGATTTAGCATCAGCAAGAGTACTTGGTTGATTACTGAATACCATGTAATTCGTATTCAACCAACCACCAACCTGCCTGTGCTTTGTACCTGTAATGTATTTTATCTTTACAAGCAGATTTCGATACGGAGAAATTTTTCTAATAATCAAAATTGGTCCTTTTTCTTTATGGTTTTTGTCATTGAGAATCTCAAAGAATCCGATGTAGAAACAACTATAGGCCTTTTCCATAGCAGTATAAATGAATTACATGCTGAGAGCCAGGAGGTTGAACGCCTGCACTTTAAGGATAGGTATCCTGTGGAAGAGGTTAAGAAGCGACTCAATAATAAAGACTGTATTTATCTCATTGGCAAAGAAGATGGAAAGATCGTAGGGTTTCTGTTTGCCTGGGTCTCAGAAGGTGTGGGTAATATTCATTGGATGGGCATAGGCCCGGGATATAGAAAGAAGGGATACGGGGATAAAATCTTACAGGAGACCCTGAGGCTCTTTATGGAAAGAGGTTGTTATGAGGCAAAGCTATTTACCTATCCCTCTGAGAAAGCAGCGTATCATCTTTTTCAAAAGCACGGATTTAAAGAGATAGCTTTTATTGATGATCGATTTTTTGGTGTGAATATTATTCTTATGGTGCGGAAGGTTGCCAGGGTACCAGAGGAGCATCGTTCAAAAAAGATTGTACTGGCAGGTGAGGCAGGTCAGGGAATTAAGCTTATGGCTCATGTACTGGCCAGTATTTTAGCGAAATTGGGAAAAGAGGTCTCCCTGAACCTTATCTATGATGCCACGGTACGTGGCGGCAATATTCGGGCAGAGATTGTATATTCAGATGATAAGATCGATGTTCCCTTTTTTGAAGAGGCAGATATTGGGCTTCAGCTTTCAAAAATACTCGATCCTTCAGTTAAGGCAAAACTTGTACTCATCGAATCATCTGCCTGTGATGCGGAATGTAAAAAGTGTGAACTCCGTTGTCCTGCAAGTGATCGTATTCCATTCGAGAGACTTGCCATAGAGCAATTTAACAGCCCTATCTTTGTTAATATGATTGCCCTTGGCAGGGTACTCAGCAAGATTGGTATTAATATTGAGACAGTAAACTTTGCTTCCGAATTTCCATCACAATTTTTCGATGAGAATATAAAGGCAGTACGCTATGGCTATACGTACCAGGATTAGCGCATCCGAAATAATTGAAAAGGTGGCTCAGCTTTGCATAGATGCCAACTTCAATTTAAATGGCGATGTTTCTACTGCCCTGGAAGATTCATATGAGGCGGAAGGATCTCCTGTTGCAAAAGAGATACTTGCAGAGTTATTAGAGAACGCGAGAATTGCCCGTACATGCCAGATGCCAATATGCCAGGATACCGGAGTTGCAGTTGTTTTTGTAGAATTGGGCGAGCATGTAGAGGTTACCGGGGGACGTCTTTATAATGCCATTCATGAAGGTGTCCGTAAAGGATATACGGAAGGTTTCCTGCGAAAATCGATTGTTACAGACCCTCTCAACCGAATCAATACGGGCGATAATACACCGGCTATTATCCATACAGAGCTTATACCTGAAGATTATCTAAAGATTACTCTTATGGCTAAAGGTGGCGGATGTGAGAATATGAGCCGTATTGCTATGCTAACACCATCTGATGGCAAAGAAGGTGTAATCAATTTTGTAGGAGAAACCGTAAAGATAGCACAAGCTAATCCGTGTCCACCTATTATTGTAGGTGTTGGGATTGGTGGTACATTTGATTATGCCGCCCTCTTGGCCAAGAAGGCACTATTGAGAGATCTGGGGACGAAGCATAGTGATCCTGATACTGTTGCGTTGGAACAAGAGATGTTGGGGCGGATAAACAATTTGGGCATTGGTGCACAAGGACTTGGCGGCTGGATTACGGCTATGGCTGTCCATGTGGAGCGCTACCCATGTCATATTGCAAGTTTACCGGTAGCTGTGAATATCGAATGCCATGCTCATCGGGTTAAAACCGTATTATTAGGAAAATAGTATGTCAGAGATACTGTATCTAAAAACATCTATGATAGAGAATGATATTCCCCTTCTCAGGATTGGGGATAAGGTTATGATTAGCGGAGTTATTTATACCGCCAGGGATGCAGCACATAAACGGCTTGTGGAGCTTATTGATCAGGGTAAAGAACTGCCTTTTGATGTGCGGAATCAAATTATCTATTATGTCGGCCCAAGCCCCTCCCGCCCTGGCAATCCTATTGGTTCTTGTGGTCCAACCACGAGCTACCGAATGGACGTATATACACCTCAATTATTGTCAAAAGGTCTCAAGGCAACCATAGGGAAAGGTAATCGCTCTCAGCGTGTTATTGAGGCTATGGTACATTACAAAGCTGTTTATTTTGCTGCTACAGGCGGTGCGGCTGCTTTGCTGGCAAAAGCCATAAAAAAGGCAGATGTTATTGCCTACAAAGACTTGGGTGCTGAAGCTATCATGAGACTTGAAGTTGAGAATTTTCCCGTAGTAGTTGCTAATGACATATATGGGAATGATTTGTACAAAGAAGGGGTTACAAAATATGTTAGGATATAATACGGCTATAGATACCTTAAAGAGAAACACCCCTGGTTGTTGTTCTTTTACTCTGTAGTTACATAGATCATTATGTATAGGGCGAGGCTTTAGCCTTGCTTCCCGCCTGAATGTGCACGTGGGATAACAATCCTTTGGTCTCATTTACTTTATAATTTGTGAAGTTTGTAGTTGCACGAGAGAAAGGCTATGAGGAGATTATTAGCTATGAAAAAAATTTTATATATTGTATTGGATGGACTCGGGGATGGAAAGTATCCTTGTAAAGAGCTTGATAATCGTACACCTTTGGAGGCAGCATCTACCCCTACTATGGATACGCTGGCAAAAGAAGGGCAGACCGGGGTGATGTATACGGTAGGAAAAGGCATCGCACCTGAATCTGACATTGCGGTGATTAGTATCCTGGGATATGATGCCATGAAATATTATACCGGGCGAGGCCCTTTAGAAGCGCTTGCTGCAGGAATAAAAATCAGCGATGGTGATCTTGCCTTTCGGGCAAATTTTGCTACAAGAGGAAGCGGAAGGGCTATAAAGGATCGTCGTGTCGGAAGAAATCTTTCTACAGAAGAGGCAGCGCAACTCTGTAAAGAAATTAACAAAAAAGTAAAATTGACTTCCGCTCCTTCTACCTTTCAATTAAAAAATACCCTTGAATATAGAGCTGTATTAGTCATCCGCGGTGTAAAGAAGAAGCTTTCCGGATATGTTACCAATACGGATCCTGCATATACAAAACATGGTCTCCTGGGAGTTGCAAGAGAAACGGGGAGTTTTGAGAATATTGTTGAGTATTGTACGCCGACAAAAGACTGTCCGGACACCGGGGCTGCATATCGTTCTGCATTACTGGTAAATGAATTTACCCTTAAAAGTTGTGAGGTGTTGGATCAATCCGAAATTAATAAAGAGCGTATAAAAAAGGGGTTTCTTCCCGCAAATCTTGTTCTTCTGAGAGATGCCGGTGATCACCTTCCGAAACTTCCTGCTATGAAGAGTAAATTTAAGAAGAATTTTGGATGTTTTGTAGAGATGCCGACCGAGGAGGGTATTGCGTTATTGACGGGTATGAAGATAGTTCCTCTTCCTCCTCCCACACAAGATCTGGAAAAAGATTATACTTTACGCTCCGAGATGACGATAAAACATATGAAAAAGTACGATGGGCTTTACATTCATATTAAGGGACCAGATGTGCCTGGGCATGATGGTGATGCATTGAAGAAAAAAACGGTGATTGAGACGATTGATCAGTATTACCTTGCACCCTTAATTAATCATATAGACCTTGATAAAACTATTGTTGCAATCACCGCCGACCATTCAACTCCTTGCAAACTAAAATCACACTCAGATGATCCCGTTCCTTTACTTATTTGTGGTGGGGGCATTAAACCAGATAATACAAAATCCTTTTCAGAAAAGGTTTGCAGTACAGGGAAGATTGGGAAAATACTCGGTGTTCAGCTTTTGCCATTGCTGGTCAAATATGCAAATAAGTAATGAAGGAACTTTATTAAAATGGATTGTAATCTCTTTCGGCACGGTATTTTGTATCGCTTTCATTACGATCTTAACAGTTCCGCTCGGTATTTCTGAAAGTTTTGTAAGACGAAAGGTTGCTCAGGCATTGGGAGATAGATTTGAATCTATCCATGAAGTCGGACCGATCTCCTTTCATTGGCCTAATCAAATTACTATCTCATATCTTATTATTCAAAAACAAGAGATAAAAGAAACGTCTCCCATACGATTAGAGGAGATACATGGTAAGGTAAAATTGCTCTCGCTTCTTACAAAAGAACTTTTTCTGAAGAAAATTTCTATACAGCAGATCAACTATGAAAATCAATTCCTGATAGAAGATCTCGTTACAGACAAATTTTCATTCAAAAACAATATTGTCTTTATCCATGCAAGATTGCGTGTGAATGATGGTCCTACTACGATAAAGGGAACAATTGACCTCCATGAAAAAGAACCAGTATTCGATATTTTTATTGATGCGAAGGATGTGTATATTACTCAGGATATACAGGTTGTTCGCCTCCTTCCGTTATTTACTATGAAAGAGGGTGAAATAGGCGGTATTTTGAGTTTGAGCGGTTACCTAAAAGGTAAAGGTCTGAACAAAAAAGTAGTCAATGAAGAATTGGCTGCAGATATACATATTAAAGTAAGGGATGGGTATGTCCGGGGAAATAAACTATTTTCTTCCTTATTAGGGATTGCAGGGATAAAGGATACGTATTCATTTGATTTCGTGGAAGCATCAATACGGATCAAAGATGGTAAAATATATACTCAAAAAATGGAGATGAAAGGCCCATTGATGAGCATGAATGCATCTGGTATGGCTGAGCTTGAAGGTGCGATATCGTATGATATTGCTGTTACCTTTCATAAAGAACATTTGGGTAAGGATATTGAAAAAATTGCAAGTGTGGTTTTAGGACAAAATGCATTGCCGGTAGAAATACGGGGTACAACAAAAGATCCGGAGGTTTCGGTTAAATTACCCAGGAATAATTTAGAGCATCTTCTTCATGATCTGGTGAATGATTTTTTGGCTACTTCAAAGAAGAAACAGAAAAAGGAAAAATAATTCAGGAATGAATTGGATTGATTATACAATCTTTACGCTCGTATTTTTTGCCGCTATCTTTGGGCTTTCCAATGGACCTGTTATCCAATGTATAAGGATTGTGTGTTTGCTAATCTCCTTCTTTACAGCCGTTTTCTTTTATGGTATTTTGAGTAATATCTTAAGAGGTGTTTTTGTTCCACCGACAGCAAATATGTTAAGTTACTTTATCATTTTTGGGACGGCGCTTATTATTACCTACATCATCACCGATATTATAAAGAGAGCCTTAGATGCATGGAGTATGGGAATTGGGCTCCGATTGTTTGGCGGACTATTAGGAATTATCAAAGGAATTATCTTTTGTGGTGTAATTATTTTTGGAGTCTTGTCATTTTGCAGTAAGCCAACGAGTGACACGATTGCTACATCAAAGATTGCAACTCAGATAGGGAAAGGCATGCAGACGACGGTCTCTCTCATTCCTGAGAGTATTCCAAACAAGATAAGGGGTGATGAAGAAGAGGCAAGGGGAAATAAGGCGCCAAAAGAGACGGAATCAACAAACGATGAGGATTTTAAGGTAGCGCAATAAGCAGACTATCATTGTTAGGTTCACGAGACCTTTTCATCTTGGAAGCTTCTTGTTACTCAGATAAATAAAAACTTCCAGAGTATAGTAAACTATCTCTTCAGGTTCATGCAACTATTTATTTTTTATTATCTGAGTATGGTTATGATATAGTATAAACCTCTAGCTTTACCTATCTGATCAGTTTTTTCATTATATCTCCTAATCGATAGTAAAAACCTGCTGTATGTAAACTTGATGGTAATTTGAGCACTTCATAATCGTAATGATGCATAAACTCATGAATCAGGGTATCGAGAAATGTTTTAGGGGCGACGACTGTTTGCCGTATTGCTGTCTTATTATTGATCGTAATATTTCCTGCTTTATAAGTTCCGTACGTCTTCTTCATGAGCTTACCATCTTTCAAAGAGTGATTCTGACGCTTATCGTATACGTTAAGTTGTGGAGGAGGAATTGATAAAGATTGCGATATCTCATTAAGTAATTTTTGACCCAGAACTTGCCGTTCTGCAGCGTCTGCTGAAATTAAGAGTCTTTTTGCATACATCATGGTAGTTTTATTTGGTTTGAATAACGTATCTTTTATGCTATTGGATTTTTTATAAACGGCCTTATTCTTACTTTGCTGCCAAGTCATGTGCATCTCCAAATATTTTATAAATTAAGCACAACAAGAGATATTTTTGAAATGGATATAAGTTAATAAATATCTCATATTACTCTTTTTGACATTGTATCATGATAATTTTTTGTTTGACAATCCATATTTTTAATATATTCTAATTTTTTCGATATTTTTGTGCTTGTATATTTTTAAGGTATTTATTAAGCCGGTCGGGGGTATTAAAAAGGAGCCTTTAACGTATGAGTCCGCTTTCTAAAAATTTTGTGCGTGCAAGCCTGATTTATTTTTTCATCGCGGCTATTCTTGGTATTATTATGGTCTCTATGAGAAGCTATCCAGCACAACTCCTGTTCGTCCATGTACATTTAAACCTTTTAGGGTGGATGTCGATGATGATTTATGGAGTTGGATATCATATCTTGCCTAGATTTTCAGGAACACCGCTTGCCTATCCCAAAATAGGTACTCTTCAATTCTATCTTGCAAATATCGGTCTTGTAGGCTTGGTATGTTTCCGCCCAATACATCCGGTTGCAGAAATCTTCGCTGGTCTGGTAGTGATTTCTGTAGGTTTGTTTATATTCAATATCTGGATGAGTATGATACCACCCAAGCCCGAGCCTGAATAACCACTGTAAATAA
The genomic region above belongs to Candidatus Jettenia caeni and contains:
- a CDS encoding fumarate hydratase beta subunit; protein product: MSEILYLKTSMIENDIPLLRIGDKVMISGVIYTARDAAHKRLVELIDQGKELPFDVRNQIIYYVGPSPSRPGNPIGSCGPTTSYRMDVYTPQLLSKGLKATIGKGNRSQRVIEAMVHYKAVYFAATGGAAALLAKAIKKADVIAYKDLGAEAIMRLEVENFPVVVANDIYGNDLYKEGVTKYVRI
- a CDS encoding fumarate hydratase alpha subunit, producing MAIRTRISASEIIEKVAQLCIDANFNLNGDVSTALEDSYEAEGSPVAKEILAELLENARIARTCQMPICQDTGVAVVFVELGEHVEVTGGRLYNAIHEGVRKGYTEGFLRKSIVTDPLNRINTGDNTPAIIHTELIPEDYLKITLMAKGGGCENMSRIAMLTPSDGKEGVINFVGETVKIAQANPCPPIIVGVGIGGTFDYAALLAKKALLRDLGTKHSDPDTVALEQEMLGRINNLGIGAQGLGGWITAMAVHVERYPCHIASLPVAVNIECHAHRVKTVLLGK
- a CDS encoding phosphonopyruvate decarboxylase-related protein, which encodes MKKILYIVLDGLGDGKYPCKELDNRTPLEAASTPTMDTLAKEGQTGVMYTVGKGIAPESDIAVISILGYDAMKYYTGRGPLEALAAGIKISDGDLAFRANFATRGSGRAIKDRRVGRNLSTEEAAQLCKEINKKVKLTSAPSTFQLKNTLEYRAVLVIRGVKKKLSGYVTNTDPAYTKHGLLGVARETGSFENIVEYCTPTKDCPDTGAAYRSALLVNEFTLKSCEVLDQSEINKERIKKGFLPANLVLLRDAGDHLPKLPAMKSKFKKNFGCFVEMPTEEGIALLTGMKIVPLPPPTQDLEKDYTLRSEMTIKHMKKYDGLYIHIKGPDVPGHDGDALKKKTVIETIDQYYLAPLINHIDLDKTIVAITADHSTPCKLKSHSDDPVPLLICGGGIKPDNTKSFSEKVCSTGKIGKILGVQLLPLLVKYANK
- a CDS encoding TonB-dependent receptor, producing the protein MSERLSNKKGLLFFFFNLWSLLNLAALDSSITLAKDTETSQMPEANSYASENISFIDTAVAEGLETEAIWFGFDEEVTIATRHETQISKAPSIITVITGEEIKNSGFRTFVEILRIIPGFELLKDEAFGAVSPAVRGLTGSEKVRVMLNGHLVNNPFSGGAFTLFDDFPVENIKRIEIIRGPGSAMYGENAFLAVINIITFDAKDVDGVIVSSGYGSFDTKEGNIVFGKLYGKVSISGSVRYRETNGFDGIVTSDSQTINDNISSPMPPPFNFPPASQAPGRVDDWRREYDLNLKAVYKDFYVEGLYINKNKGPFIGPQFALTDESDMETNYVFAEAGYRKTFEEKFTMKPRVYYDQFDDNLFIESLPEGGTLDRNGDGVPDTLYPDGLIGNGKVIEKIVGTEIPFDYELFDGNIITLGLEYRLINQTNVHFFSNFHPLTLEPLPSIQDFSDSFPFLKETTRRIWSVYLQDTWDIIDTVNLTLGVRHDQYNDFGGATSPRIGITWLFMKDASLKVLYGKAFRAPSFQEMFTTNQPAIQGNEDLNPETIKTYEIGLSYRFNKHVTSSINYFYNDISNLISLRTTTTTSQFENFGDAHIQGIEMETKVDIYKDNYIFMNYTFQNPEDDNGNDLPFVAQHKGNFGVNVHYWNYINTNLYTFVSGKRSREDGDHRDDLPAYALLNLSVIGKKFFKTMQIQGTVFNLLDKDYNDPGPISIPEDLPRPGRTFFVELSYQF